The proteins below are encoded in one region of Candidatus Dadabacteria bacterium:
- a CDS encoding phosphoribosylaminoimidazolesuccinocarboxamide synthase, translating to MRKTILSTDFIGFAEPTRGKVRDIYDLGERILMIATDRISAFDVILPNGIPSKGEVLNRISEFWFWKTEHIIPNHLISTDPEDFPDPFGDHAKVLSGRSMLVKKTDPLPVECVVRGYISGSGWEEYKKTGSVCAIPLGEDLVESQKLPEPIFTPSTKAEQGTHDENITFGRVRDMIGGELAGRVRDTSIEIYTAAARIAEEKGIIIADTKFEFGIDRDTEELILIDEALTPDSSRFWPLADYAPGGPQTSFDKQFVRDHLKQTGWDRNPPAPELPPDIVRKTSEKYLEMLRLFCGG from the coding sequence ATTCGCAAAACGATACTCAGCACGGACTTCATCGGATTCGCAGAACCCACCAGAGGCAAGGTAAGAGACATCTACGATCTCGGCGAGCGCATCCTGATGATAGCCACCGACCGCATCTCCGCCTTTGACGTGATACTCCCAAACGGAATACCCTCAAAAGGTGAGGTGCTGAACCGAATCTCGGAGTTCTGGTTCTGGAAAACAGAGCATATAATCCCGAACCACCTGATCTCAACGGACCCCGAGGATTTTCCCGATCCCTTCGGGGACCATGCCAAGGTACTCTCGGGCCGCTCAATGCTCGTGAAAAAGACCGACCCGCTTCCCGTGGAGTGCGTAGTGAGAGGTTACATAAGCGGTTCGGGGTGGGAGGAATACAAAAAAACCGGTTCTGTCTGCGCAATACCCCTCGGGGAAGATCTCGTTGAGTCGCAGAAGCTTCCGGAACCCATCTTCACCCCGTCAACCAAGGCCGAGCAGGGAACCCATGACGAAAACATAACGTTCGGGAGAGTACGCGATATGATAGGCGGGGAACTCGCAGGCAGGGTACGGGACACAAGTATCGAAATCTACACTGCCGCCGCCAGAATAGCCGAGGAGAAGGGAATCATAATAGCCGATACAAAATTCGAGTTCGGGATAGACCGCGACACCGAAGAGCTCATCCTGATAGACGAAGCCCTGACGCCGGATTCCTCAAGATTCTGGCCCCTGGCGGACTATGCTCCCGGTGGACCGCAGACAAGTTTTGACAAGCAGTTCGTAAGGGATCACCTCAAGCAAACGGGCTGGGACAGAAATCCCCCGGCTCCCGAGCTTCCACCCGACATAGTAAGGAAAACAAGCGAAAAGTATCTTGAGATGCTCAGGCTTTTCTGCGGAGGATAG
- a CDS encoding DUF1289 domain-containing protein, translating into MDEDTGLCVGCLRTSDEIAGWEDYSDEQRAEVMREITQREAEQNQ; encoded by the coding sequence ATGGACGAGGACACGGGGCTCTGCGTCGGATGTCTTCGCACAAGCGACGAGATAGCAGGCTGGGAGGATTATTCAGACGAGCAGAGAGCGGAAGTCATGCGTGAAATAACGCAGCGGGAAGCGGAGCAGAACCAGTGA
- a CDS encoding SDR family oxidoreductase, translating to MKTVSILGCGWLGEPLALSLKEAGFSVRGSVRKPEASPALLEKGIEPYLIDIAPEVNAERADEFFSSDVLFINFPPERRDDIETYHKKQIENLIEAIPSPRGKMVIFASSTSVYPNTNGVVREEDSLHPDKPSGKALLGVERLLMDNPEFDTTVIRFSGLIGYDRAPIKSIRRKKLVLNPDCPLNLIHRDDCIGIVRSVIDLDVRNTVLNATCDEHPTRKEYYSREAQKYGIPPPLFETENPPQYKIVSNERLKRTLGYRLIYPDPLGMP from the coding sequence GTGAAGACCGTCAGCATCCTTGGCTGCGGCTGGCTCGGAGAGCCGCTCGCGCTCTCTCTTAAGGAAGCGGGTTTTTCTGTAAGAGGATCGGTTAGAAAACCCGAAGCAAGCCCCGCCCTTTTGGAAAAGGGGATAGAACCCTACCTTATAGATATAGCCCCGGAGGTAAACGCAGAGAGAGCGGATGAATTTTTCTCTTCTGATGTTCTTTTCATAAATTTTCCCCCCGAGCGAAGAGACGACATCGAGACCTACCATAAAAAGCAGATCGAAAATCTCATCGAAGCGATACCGAGCCCCCGAGGAAAAATGGTCATTTTCGCCAGTTCAACCTCGGTATACCCGAACACAAACGGAGTCGTGAGGGAAGAGGACTCCCTCCATCCCGACAAGCCGTCGGGAAAGGCTCTTCTGGGAGTGGAGAGGCTTTTAATGGATAATCCTGAATTCGATACGACCGTGATACGTTTTTCAGGACTCATAGGCTACGACAGGGCTCCCATAAAATCGATAAGAAGAAAAAAACTGGTGCTAAACCCCGACTGCCCCCTTAACCTCATACACCGCGACGACTGCATAGGAATCGTCCGAAGCGTAATAGATCTTGATGTGAGAAACACTGTGCTTAACGCCACCTGCGACGAGCACCCAACAAGAAAGGAGTACTACTCGCGCGAAGCCCAAAAATACGGAATCCCCCCGCCGCTTTTCGAAACGGAAAATCCCCCGCAGTACAAGATAGTCTCGAACGAAAGACTGAAGAGAACGCTCGGGTACAGGCTCATTTACCCGGATCCGCTTGGCATGCCCTGA
- a CDS encoding PhoH family protein — translation MDGIRELELENIEAVKVLYGELNSNLKEIENEFDISIHTRGNKITLKGNEERTAEAGMLMGQMYSLIEKGYVLQPSDIKIAKRLLSQKDASLEEIFLDTVCISVRKKIISPKTINQKLYIDAIRRNDMVFGIGPAGTGKTYLAMAMAVSAFTNKKVNRIVLARPAVEAGEKLGFLPGDLQEKVNPYLRPLFDALYDMMDFEKANRLIEKNMIEIVPIAYMRGRTLNDAFIILDEAQNTTAIQMKMFLTRLGFGSKTVITGDITQIDLARDQNSGLIEAMNILSGIKGIEFVNFSKTDVIRHPLVMKIIDAYEKIKDNVSGRTP, via the coding sequence ATGGACGGAATCAGGGAACTCGAACTTGAGAACATAGAAGCGGTAAAGGTCCTCTACGGGGAACTTAACTCGAATCTCAAGGAAATAGAGAATGAATTCGACATAAGCATCCACACTCGGGGCAACAAAATCACTCTCAAGGGAAACGAGGAGAGGACCGCTGAGGCGGGCATGCTCATGGGGCAGATGTACTCTCTTATAGAGAAGGGGTACGTTCTCCAGCCTTCGGACATAAAGATAGCGAAAAGGCTTCTAAGCCAGAAAGACGCCTCTCTCGAAGAGATATTCCTCGACACGGTCTGCATATCCGTACGGAAAAAAATAATAAGCCCCAAGACAATAAACCAAAAACTCTACATCGACGCCATAAGAAGAAACGACATGGTGTTCGGCATAGGACCAGCGGGAACGGGGAAAACCTATCTGGCGATGGCGATGGCCGTCTCGGCGTTTACAAACAAGAAAGTAAACAGAATAGTGCTCGCTCGGCCCGCCGTGGAGGCGGGAGAAAAACTGGGATTTCTCCCCGGCGACCTCCAGGAAAAGGTGAATCCGTACCTGCGACCCCTTTTCGACGCTCTTTACGACATGATGGATTTTGAGAAGGCAAACAGGCTGATTGAGAAAAACATGATTGAAATCGTCCCGATAGCCTACATGAGGGGAAGAACACTGAATGACGCATTCATAATTCTCGATGAAGCGCAGAACACGACAGCGATACAGATGAAGATGTTTCTTACAAGGCTCGGATTCGGTTCAAAAACGGTCATAACGGGAGACATTACCCAGATAGACCTTGCCAGGGATCAGAACTCTGGGCTGATCGAAGCCATGAACATCCTCTCCGGAATAAAGGGAATAGAGTTCGTCAACTTCTCGAAAACTGACGTCATAAGGCATCCTCTCGTAATGAAAATAATAGACGCGTACGAAAAAATTAAGGATAATGTCAGCGGACGTACCCCCTAA
- a CDS encoding adenylosuccinate synthase, which produces MPSIVVLGTQWGDEGKGRIVDLIASRTDLVVRYQGGNNAGHTIVTDGKKIILHHVPSGILRENSLSLIGNGVVVDPKVLVAEIDALRSAGYPVSPSNFLVSDRAHVIMPYHREIDLLREKRRASGRKIGTTGRGIGPVYEDKYARRGIRMLDLTEPEAFRHRLISVMTERNAYIEKVLGAEPLDPESVYEEYVGYGEVLGPFIADVSAIIRRSGDEGKRILFEGAQGSLLDIDFGTYPYVTSSNAGLGGVFSGTGAVPALVSSIVGVAKAYTTRVGEGPFPTEESGEIQDALRREGEEYGATTGRSRRCGWLDVVALNYALRTNGVTAIALTKLDVLSGFEKVKICTSYEYNGSIMREFPASLSVLENCEPSYDEMDGWDEDLAGIKSAEQLPPNALSFIKRVEELTGVPVWIVSVGPQRDMYLELSDCVFSR; this is translated from the coding sequence TTGCCAAGCATAGTGGTCCTGGGTACGCAGTGGGGGGATGAGGGCAAGGGAAGGATAGTGGATCTCATAGCCTCAAGGACCGATCTGGTGGTGAGATACCAGGGCGGAAACAATGCGGGTCACACCATTGTTACGGACGGAAAGAAGATCATACTCCACCACGTGCCCTCGGGCATACTCAGGGAAAACAGCCTGTCTCTTATCGGAAACGGGGTGGTCGTTGATCCCAAGGTGCTGGTCGCGGAGATAGACGCACTCAGAAGTGCCGGATATCCGGTGAGCCCATCTAATTTTCTCGTAAGCGATAGGGCCCACGTGATAATGCCCTATCACAGGGAAATAGACCTGCTTAGGGAGAAGCGGCGCGCAAGCGGAAGGAAAATAGGCACTACTGGCAGGGGAATAGGCCCGGTCTACGAAGACAAGTACGCAAGGCGGGGCATAAGGATGCTTGATCTTACCGAACCCGAAGCTTTTCGCCATAGACTCATTTCTGTCATGACCGAGAGAAACGCGTATATAGAGAAGGTTCTCGGGGCGGAACCCCTTGATCCCGAGAGCGTGTATGAAGAGTACGTCGGGTACGGCGAGGTTCTCGGACCCTTCATCGCGGATGTCTCCGCGATTATCCGCAGAAGCGGCGATGAGGGTAAGAGGATCCTTTTTGAAGGGGCTCAAGGGTCACTTCTTGATATCGATTTTGGCACTTATCCCTACGTCACGTCGTCAAACGCGGGTCTTGGGGGTGTGTTTTCCGGGACCGGAGCGGTACCGGCACTCGTAAGCTCCATAGTGGGAGTTGCTAAGGCGTATACCACCAGGGTCGGGGAAGGTCCCTTTCCAACGGAGGAATCGGGCGAGATACAGGATGCGCTCAGAAGGGAAGGAGAGGAATACGGGGCTACCACAGGGAGAAGCAGAAGGTGCGGATGGCTTGACGTAGTCGCGCTTAACTATGCGCTGAGAACAAACGGCGTAACCGCCATTGCCCTTACGAAGCTTGACGTGCTTTCGGGTTTTGAAAAAGTAAAGATATGCACGAGTTACGAATATAACGGATCGATCATGAGGGAATTTCCCGCAAGCCTCTCCGTTCTTGAGAACTGCGAGCCTTCATACGATGAGATGGACGGGTGGGATGAGGATCTGGCCGGGATAAAGAGCGCCGAACAACTGCCCCCAAACGCCCTGAGTTTCATAAAGAGGGTTGAGGAACTGACCGGAGTTCCGGTCTGGATCGTTTCGGTGGGACCGCAGCGCGACATGTACTTGGAGCTAAGCGACTGCGTATTTTCCCGGTAG
- the hisZ gene encoding ATP phosphoribosyltransferase regulatory subunit: MNKFLTLPQGVKDFGPVKAEDLKRIESVLLEEFSYWGYRRVITPLFEYLDTMSAGIGEDFKHRLMKFVDPHTGEIVVLRPDITPQIGRMVATQLSDYRYPLRLCYSGRVVRYEEKGSGKEREVFQLGCELLGLSSTEGDSEIIALALKSLNRLGLKKITLNLGHTGILDAVLRDAGEIRDELVQALVKKDQEWIRSIVEPSGIPTDVKDVLLSLSDYYGDADILRRAARNERFKLCIEEIVSVISVLEEYNIECDISVDLVEVKGFEYYTGVTFEVISSVAPASLVTGGRYDGLVSRYGRSVPAAGFAIDAEALMQNTKSSDGENQVHFIIVPKSQDLRSEAIKLAEWLRSSSFKVILDLTGSYADMIDSNNFFDGDGSFATYGIIKLESPSEMKLVESRTGSIREFSNLEELLTGGGL, translated from the coding sequence ATGAATAAGTTTCTCACACTGCCTCAGGGAGTGAAGGATTTCGGTCCCGTCAAGGCAGAGGACCTCAAGCGGATAGAGAGTGTGCTCCTTGAGGAGTTTTCCTACTGGGGGTACAGGAGGGTTATAACCCCTCTTTTCGAGTACCTTGACACCATGTCCGCGGGCATCGGGGAAGACTTCAAGCACAGGCTGATGAAGTTTGTCGATCCGCACACGGGTGAAATCGTGGTGCTGCGCCCCGACATTACTCCGCAGATCGGACGCATGGTCGCCACGCAGTTAAGCGATTATCGCTACCCCCTCAGGCTTTGTTATTCGGGAAGAGTGGTGAGGTACGAGGAGAAGGGCAGCGGCAAGGAAAGGGAGGTTTTTCAGCTCGGCTGCGAGCTTCTGGGGCTTAGTTCGACTGAAGGGGATTCCGAGATAATCGCGCTGGCCCTGAAATCGCTTAACCGTCTCGGCCTTAAAAAAATAACCCTGAACCTCGGGCATACGGGCATCCTTGATGCGGTTCTTCGCGACGCCGGGGAGATAAGGGACGAGCTTGTGCAAGCTCTTGTAAAAAAGGATCAGGAGTGGATAAGAAGCATAGTGGAACCCTCCGGGATTCCCACGGATGTAAAGGATGTTCTTCTCTCCCTTTCTGATTACTATGGCGATGCCGATATCCTTCGCAGGGCCGCCCGGAACGAGAGATTCAAGCTCTGCATCGAGGAAATCGTCTCTGTGATCTCCGTGCTTGAGGAATACAATATCGAATGCGACATATCGGTTGATCTTGTGGAGGTCAAGGGTTTTGAGTACTACACCGGAGTTACTTTCGAGGTAATATCGTCCGTCGCTCCCGCTTCCCTGGTTACGGGCGGCAGGTACGACGGTCTAGTCAGCCGGTACGGGCGCAGCGTCCCCGCCGCGGGATTCGCAATAGACGCCGAGGCGCTTATGCAGAACACCAAGAGCAGCGACGGCGAGAACCAGGTCCATTTCATAATAGTGCCCAAAAGCCAGGATCTCAGAAGTGAGGCCATAAAGCTTGCCGAGTGGCTGCGTTCAAGCAGCTTCAAAGTCATACTCGACTTAACTGGAAGCTACGCGGACATGATCGATTCCAATAATTTTTTCGACGGGGACGGCTCGTTCGCTACATACGGAATCATAAAACTTGAATCTCCTTCCGAGATGAAGCTGGTCGAATCCCGGACCGGGTCGATCAGGGAATTCTCCAATCTCGAGGAACTTCTTACCGGAGGAGGGCTCTAG
- a CDS encoding phosphoglycerate dehydrogenase — translation MRVPLARSENAVRLIDIVFRLTIILVVFIPPSRRNFLKILITDGLAKQGLELLKAAEGVEVDERKGISPGELIDIIKDYEGLVVRSATKVTKEVIEASGGRLRIIGRAGIGIDNIDLDAATRNGVAVMNTPESNSITTAEHTITLLLSLARRIPQAHSSIKSGKWERNKYKGVEVYGKTIGLVGLGNIGKLVAERAMGLKMKAIAYDPYLSKEAAKKLSIELVSLDELFRRSDVITVHTPLTDETRDLVDSESFEKMKEGVIVINCARGGIVNEADMAEALLEGKVGGAAFDVYTSEPIDPENPVLSVDENIVLTPHLGASTEEAQIKVGTTMAEQLIDFAQKGVVRNAVNMPSLTTEQLAVMRPYMSICEKIGSLHGQLCKGAVRTVEVTYEGEAAEMDCSYLTVSVLKGFLSHIMDISVTYVNAPSIAEERKIKVVESKSAAMSQYTSLITVTVTTREATNEISGSVFSGNHGRIVKVNGVDIDVVPEGFLLVSHNYDRPGFIGSMCSVLGKNGVNIGRMHLGRKSAGGEAIVFTNVDTEVSEEVIQEILTVENIISVTQVSFSDE, via the coding sequence CTGCGGGTTCCGCTTGCCCGCTCCGAAAACGCGGTCCGGCTGATTGACATTGTCTTTCGTTTAACTATTATCTTAGTGGTTTTTATCCCGCCATCCCGGAGGAATTTCTTGAAAATACTGATAACCGACGGACTTGCTAAGCAGGGTCTTGAGCTTCTTAAGGCCGCCGAGGGGGTAGAGGTCGACGAGAGAAAAGGCATCTCTCCCGGCGAGCTTATCGATATAATAAAGGACTATGAAGGCCTCGTGGTAAGAAGTGCTACGAAGGTTACAAAGGAAGTCATAGAGGCTTCGGGTGGCAGGCTTCGGATCATAGGACGCGCCGGAATAGGGATAGACAATATAGACCTTGACGCTGCGACCAGAAACGGGGTGGCCGTTATGAACACCCCCGAGTCAAACTCGATAACCACTGCGGAGCACACCATCACCTTGCTGCTTTCCCTTGCCAGAAGGATTCCCCAGGCCCACTCCTCGATAAAATCAGGCAAGTGGGAGAGGAACAAGTACAAGGGAGTTGAGGTCTATGGAAAGACGATAGGTCTTGTGGGCCTCGGAAACATAGGAAAGCTGGTGGCAGAGCGTGCTATGGGTCTTAAGATGAAGGCGATCGCGTACGATCCTTACCTAAGCAAGGAAGCCGCGAAGAAGCTCAGCATCGAGCTTGTCTCCCTGGATGAGCTTTTCCGCCGCTCGGACGTTATAACGGTGCACACGCCCCTAACGGACGAGACGAGGGATCTCGTGGACTCTGAATCTTTTGAGAAGATGAAAGAAGGGGTGATAGTGATTAACTGCGCCAGGGGGGGGATAGTGAACGAGGCGGACATGGCCGAGGCCCTCCTCGAAGGCAAGGTGGGAGGAGCGGCGTTTGACGTTTACACTTCAGAGCCCATAGATCCCGAAAACCCTGTTCTCTCGGTCGATGAGAACATAGTGCTCACCCCGCATCTAGGCGCTTCAACGGAAGAGGCGCAGATAAAGGTCGGGACCACCATGGCGGAGCAGCTTATAGATTTCGCGCAGAAAGGGGTAGTCAGAAACGCGGTTAATATGCCGTCTCTTACAACGGAGCAGCTTGCCGTCATGAGGCCGTACATGTCAATCTGCGAGAAGATAGGCAGTCTTCACGGGCAGCTCTGCAAGGGCGCGGTTCGCACTGTAGAGGTGACTTACGAGGGAGAGGCGGCCGAAATGGACTGCAGCTACCTGACGGTTTCCGTGCTGAAAGGCTTTCTCTCGCACATAATGGATATCTCGGTGACCTACGTTAACGCTCCGTCGATAGCCGAGGAAAGAAAAATAAAGGTGGTGGAGTCAAAATCCGCGGCCATGAGCCAGTACACAAGTCTCATTACCGTAACTGTTACGACCCGCGAGGCGACCAACGAAATTTCGGGAAGCGTTTTCAGCGGGAACCACGGAAGGATAGTCAAGGTGAACGGGGTCGATATCGACGTCGTTCCCGAGGGATTCCTGCTTGTGAGCCACAACTATGACCGCCCGGGCTTCATAGGTTCCATGTGTTCTGTCCTCGGGAAAAACGGCGTAAACATCGGGCGGATGCACCTTGGAAGAAAATCCGCCGGCGGGGAAGCCATAGTTTTTACGAACGTCGATACCGAGGTTAGTGAAGAAGTTATCCAGGAGATTTTGACCGTAGAGAATATTATTTCGGTAACCCAAGTCAGTTTTTCAGATGAATAA
- the tatC gene encoding twin-arginine translocase subunit TatC: MKEETGMNFLEHAEELRKRIIYSLIPILVFFVPCYIFSKHLFDLLMGPIIRSLPEGSSLIFTRPAEGFLTYLKVSLFFSLFLSVPFILYNVWHFVSPALYKKEKRVVIPLVTFGTLFFIIGALFCYFIAAPQGLRFLLGEYTTQYVKAFPSIKEALSFLTALMIGFGLVFEFPLIVFILSRLGLVTAGFLARNRKYAFLINAILAAFITPTTDAVSMMFMLIPLFIFYELGIIIAKIFAKKKPETEPAGEEFG, from the coding sequence ATGAAAGAAGAAACCGGCATGAATTTTCTTGAGCACGCAGAAGAACTTAGAAAAAGAATCATATATTCCCTGATTCCGATACTTGTGTTCTTCGTCCCCTGCTACATTTTCTCAAAGCATCTCTTCGACCTGCTCATGGGACCCATAATAAGGAGCCTGCCCGAGGGAAGCTCCCTCATATTCACACGCCCGGCCGAGGGGTTTCTTACCTATCTCAAGGTATCGCTGTTTTTCTCCCTCTTCCTTTCTGTTCCGTTCATTCTCTATAACGTCTGGCATTTCGTTTCCCCCGCGCTCTACAAGAAGGAAAAAAGGGTCGTTATTCCGCTTGTCACGTTCGGAACGCTGTTTTTCATCATCGGCGCGCTTTTCTGCTACTTCATCGCCGCCCCCCAGGGACTCCGGTTTCTGCTCGGCGAATACACAACCCAGTACGTAAAGGCGTTTCCCAGCATAAAGGAGGCGCTATCGTTTCTTACAGCGCTTATGATAGGTTTCGGGCTCGTGTTCGAGTTTCCGCTTATAGTCTTCATCCTCTCCAGGCTCGGGCTTGTAACGGCGGGATTTCTCGCGAGGAACAGAAAATACGCGTTTTTGATAAACGCCATTCTCGCCGCTTTCATAACACCTACTACAGACGCCGTATCGATGATGTTCATGCTCATTCCTCTTTTCATCTTCTACGAGCTTGGAATAATTATCGCAAAGATATTCGCAAAGAAAAAACCTGAAACAGAACCGGCCGGAGAGGAATTTGGTTAA
- a CDS encoding ATP-dependent acyl-CoA ligase, giving the protein MTRKKPKDLMHPVTYKRENGKFDVNWYLKEDRSNWVLPKVLREQAKKLGKKPFLQFGYRKPLSFYQTNRLANRVANALCGLGVEMAKIVAVYMPNSDDHVITWFGILKMGAVMVPINTAYKMDFLEYIIDSSDAEVLFIAEEYLDRMPPIAKNLSKLRHVIVWTRSGDKKFKKHGYNFPKMISYSEFINSGSGKEPDVEVTFMDYARLMYTSGTTGRSKGVMRPCAADYSSARNYAEIMDVGPQDVCFTCLPLFHSNAMVMTVYPALIKGAKTVVEERYSSSRFWKWMVDHGVTKFNTVGTMSYFLWNTPPVPEEGQHKIKLVLGSPAPHDMIEEFMERFGIKFMEGYGLTEIGQCTWMRPGEPFRVGSCGKEAPNYEIKVADPETDEEVPRGDIGEIIVRPRIPNVMLHYYHKMPEKTVEDFRNFWFHTGDAGRMDKDDYIYFVDRVKDYIRRRGENISSFEVEKIVNSHPDVEESAAIGIKSEAGKYAEDELMILVIPKEGKEVDPLELMDYLQPRMPYFMIPRFIRFVDSFPKTGTQRTQKNKLREQGVTKDTWDMVEAGYKLKR; this is encoded by the coding sequence ATGACAAGAAAAAAACCTAAGGACCTAATGCATCCTGTCACCTACAAGCGGGAGAACGGGAAATTCGACGTCAACTGGTACCTCAAGGAAGACAGGTCGAACTGGGTGCTTCCCAAGGTGCTTCGCGAACAGGCGAAAAAACTGGGCAAAAAGCCCTTTCTTCAGTTCGGATACAGAAAGCCCCTGAGCTTCTACCAGACAAACCGTCTCGCTAACCGCGTGGCAAACGCCCTTTGCGGCCTCGGGGTGGAAATGGCAAAGATAGTCGCCGTTTACATGCCAAACTCCGATGACCACGTAATAACGTGGTTCGGAATCCTCAAGATGGGAGCCGTGATGGTACCCATAAACACAGCCTACAAGATGGATTTTCTTGAATACATAATCGACAGTTCGGACGCCGAGGTGCTTTTCATAGCGGAAGAATACCTAGACCGGATGCCCCCCATAGCGAAGAATCTTTCCAAGCTTCGCCATGTCATAGTCTGGACAAGAAGCGGGGACAAGAAGTTTAAAAAACACGGATACAACTTCCCAAAGATGATTTCCTACTCAGAATTCATAAACTCGGGCTCGGGCAAGGAACCGGACGTCGAGGTCACCTTCATGGATTACGCAAGACTCATGTACACCTCCGGCACAACGGGCCGCTCAAAGGGGGTCATGAGACCTTGTGCTGCCGATTACAGCAGCGCTAGGAACTACGCCGAGATAATGGACGTCGGCCCTCAGGATGTGTGTTTTACGTGTCTTCCGCTTTTTCATTCAAACGCCATGGTGATGACCGTCTACCCGGCGCTGATAAAGGGAGCGAAAACCGTAGTGGAGGAGAGATACAGCTCAAGCCGCTTCTGGAAATGGATGGTCGACCACGGGGTGACAAAATTCAACACCGTGGGAACCATGTCGTATTTTCTCTGGAACACCCCTCCCGTGCCGGAGGAGGGACAGCATAAAATAAAGCTCGTTCTCGGCTCACCCGCCCCCCACGACATGATAGAAGAGTTCATGGAACGCTTCGGGATAAAGTTTATGGAAGGCTACGGCCTGACGGAAATAGGCCAGTGCACCTGGATGAGGCCTGGAGAGCCTTTCAGGGTGGGATCCTGCGGAAAGGAAGCTCCAAACTACGAGATAAAGGTCGCCGACCCGGAGACAGACGAGGAGGTGCCGAGGGGAGACATAGGGGAAATCATAGTGCGCCCAAGAATCCCGAACGTGATGCTTCACTACTATCACAAGATGCCCGAGAAGACCGTCGAGGACTTCAGAAACTTCTGGTTCCACACCGGCGACGCGGGAAGAATGGACAAGGACGACTACATATACTTTGTCGACAGGGTCAAGGACTACATAAGAAGAAGGGGCGAGAACATAAGCTCCTTCGAGGTGGAAAAAATCGTCAATTCCCATCCTGATGTCGAGGAATCGGCAGCGATAGGCATAAAGTCAGAAGCTGGGAAATACGCAGAAGATGAACTCATGATACTAGTGATTCCGAAGGAAGGAAAAGAGGTAGATCCCCTAGAACTGATGGATTACTTGCAGCCAAGGATGCCCTATTTCATGATTCCAAGATTCATAAGGTTCGTTGATTCCTTCCCGAAGACCGGCACGCAGAGAACTCAGAAGAACAAGCTACGCGAGCAGGGAGTGACTAAAGACACCTGGGACATGGTGGAAGCCGGCTACAAGTTAAAAAGGTAA